A genomic region of Raphanus sativus cultivar WK10039 chromosome 6, ASM80110v3, whole genome shotgun sequence contains the following coding sequences:
- the LOC108805687 gene encoding 40S ribosomal protein S2-2, producing the protein MAERGGERGAVGERGGFGRGFGGGRGDRGGRGGPRGRGGRRGGRPAEEEKWTPVTKLGRLVKDGKIQKLEQIYLHSLPVKEYQIIDLLVGPTLKDEVMKIMPVQKQTRAGQRTRFKAFVVVGDTNGHVGLGVKCSKEVATAIRGGIILAKLSVIPVRRGYWGNKIGKPHTVPCKVTGKCGSVTVRMVPAPRGAGIVAARVPKKVLQFAGIDDVFTSSRGSTKTLGNFVKATFDCLQKTYGFLTPEFWKETSFKKSPYQEYTDLLASKGTTTKVITEVEDQAAA; encoded by the exons ATGGCGGAACGTGGCGGAGAACGTGGCGCCGTCGGAGAACGTGGTGGTTTCGGACGTGGATTCGGAGGAGGTCGTGGCGACCGTGGTGGTCGCGGTGGTCCAAGAGGAAGGGGAGGCAGACGCGGAGGACGTCCCGCGGAGGAGGAGAAGTGGACGCCAGTGACCAAGCTCGGCCGTCTCGTGAAAGACGGAAAGATCCAGAAGCTCGAGCAGATCTACCTCCACTCTCTCCCCGTCAAGGAGTACCAGATCATCGACCTCCTCGTCGGTCCCACCTTGAAAGACGAGGTGATGAAGATCATGCCGGTTCAGAAACAGACCAGAGCCGGTCAGAGGACGAGGTTCAAGGCCTTTGTCGTTGTCGGAGACACGAACGGGCATGTCGGTTTGGGAGTGAAATGCTCCAAGGAGGTTGCCACGGCGATCAGAGGAGGGATCATACTGGCGAAGCTGTCTGTGATTCCGGTGAGGAGAGGTTACTGGGGGAACAAGATTGGGAAGCCGCATACGGTTCCTTGTAAGGTTACGGGGAAGTGTGGTTCAGTTACGGTGAGGATGGTGCCTGCTCCCAGAGGTGCGGGGATTGTGGCGGCTAGGGTTCCTAAGAAGGTTCTTCAGTTCGCTGGGATTGATGACGTGTTCACTTCCTCCAGGGGGTCCACTAAAACCCTTGGAAACTTCGTAAAG GCTACATTTGATTGCCTTCAGAAGACATATGGATTCCTGACACCAGAGTTCTGGAAAGAGACGAGCTTTAAAAAATCACCGTACCAGGAGTACACTGATTTGCTGGCCTCAAAGGGAACTACGACCAAAGTCATCACCGAGGTCGAAGACCAAGCCGCCGCCTAA
- the LOC108812834 gene encoding leucine-rich repeat receptor-like tyrosine-protein kinase PXC3 has translation MCLVEQEQELIQNKKMALWCCMSVFLILGFLSKSELGEAQLSDEAALLAIKRELGVTGWGSNGTEYCTWDRLKCGGVNNSSVEMLDLSGLQLRGNVTLISHLRSLKHLDLSRNSFNGPIPASLGNLSDLEFLDLSLNRFAGGIPVEFGKLRGLRSLNVSNNLLVGEMPDELMALERLEEFQVSGNGLNGSIPHWVGNLSSLKVFTAYENEFSGEIPKGLGLVSELELLNLHSNQLVGKIPKGVFEKGKLRVLVLTQNRLTGELPEEVGNCSGLSSIRIGNNELVGVIPRTIGNVSGLTYFEADSNNLSGEIVAEFSKCSNLTLLNLAANGFTGTIPTELGQLMSLQELILSGNSLFGDIPKSFLGCGNLNKLDLSNNRLNGSIPKELCSMPRLQYLLLDQNSIRGDIPHEIGNCLKLLELQLGRNYLTGTIPPEIGHMRSLQIALNLSFNHLHGSLPAELGRLDKLVSLDVSNNLLTGTIPQLLKGMMSLFEVNFSNNLLTGPVPVFVPFQKSPNSSFSGNKELCGAPLSSSCGYSQHLRYDHRVSYRVVLAVIGSGVAVFVSVTVVVILFMMREKQEKAAGKNDVDVDENVEDEQQPAIIAGDVFLENLRQGIDLDAVVKETMKESNKLSTGTFSSVYKAVMPSGMIVSVKKLKSMDRAITQHQNKMIGELERLSKLCHDHLVTPIGFVIYEDVALLLHQHLPNGNLAQLIHEHAKKPEYQPDWPTRLSIAVGVAQGLAFLHHVAIIHLDVSSSNVLLDSGYKPVLGEIEISKLIDPSRGTASISSVAGSFGYIPPEYAYTMQVTAPGNVYSYGVVLLEILTSRAPVEEEFGEGVDLVKWVHGASARGETPEQILDAKLSTVSFAWRREMLAALKVALLCTDITPAKRPKMKKIVEMLQEVKQK, from the exons ATGTGTCTGGTTGAACAAGAACAAGAGTtgatccaaaataaaaaaatggcaTTATGGTGCTGCATGTCAGTTTTTCTGATTCTTGGGTTTCTATCAAAATCTGAACTCGGTGAAGCTCAGCTAAGCGACGAAGCTGCATTGTTAGCCATCAAGAGAGAGCTCGGAGTTACAGGATGGGGTAGTAACGGCACAGAGTATTGTACTTGGGATAGGCTCAAGTGTGGTGGTGTCAACAACTCCTCTGTTGAAATGCTTGATCTCTCAGGGCTTCAGCTTAGAGGTAACGTCACTTTAATCTCCCACCTCAGAAGCTTAAAGCATCTGGATCTCTCTCGTAACAGCTTCAACGGACCAATACCTGCATCTCTCGGCAACTTGTCTGATCTTGAGTTTCTTGATCTGTCTCTGAACCGTTTCGCTGGTGGGATTCCGGTTGAGTTTGGTAAGCTTAGAGGTCTTAGATCACTCAACGTTTCAAACAACTTGCTCGTGGGAGAGATGCCTGACGAGCTTATGGCTCTAGAGAGGTTAGAGGAGTTTCAAGTCTCTGGAAACGGCTTAAACGGTTCTATACCTCACTGGGTAGGGAACCTGAGTAGTCTCAAGGTGTTTACAGCTTATGAGAATGAGTTCTCAGGTGAGATACCTAAAGGGTTAGGTCTTGTTTCTGAACTGGAGCTGTTGAATCTCCACTCAAACCAGCTTGTTGGGAAGATCCCAAAGGGGGTTTTTGAGAAAGGGAAGCTTAGAGTTTTGGTCTTGACACAGAATAGACTGACCGGTGAGCTCCCTGAGGAGGTGGGAAACTGCAGCGGCCTCTCCAGCATTAGAATTGGTAACAACGAGCTCGTGGGAGTCATTCCGAGGACGATAGGAAACGTAAGTGGACTCACCTACTTTGAAGCAGACAGTAACAATCTCTCAGGTGAGATAGTTGCAGAGTTCTCAAAATGTTCTAACCTCACTCTCCTGAACCTGGCAGCTAATGGCTTCACCGGAACCATTCCGACGGAGCTTGGTCAGCTCATGAGCCTCCAAGAACTGATCCTCTCTGGTAATAGTCTCTTCGGAGACATCCCTAAGTCGTTTCTTGGATGTGGAAACCTCAACAAACTTGATTTGAGTAACAACAGACTCAACGGCAGTATCCCCAAGGAGCTCTGCAGCATGCCGAGGCTTCAGTATCTGCTCCTCGATCAGAACTCAATAAGAGGAGACATACCGCATGAGATTGGAAACTGTCTGAAGCTGCTTGAGCTCCAGCTGGGTAGAAACTACTTGACTGGAACCATTCCTCCTGAGATTGGTCACATGAGGAGCTTGCAGATAGCACTCAACTTGAGTTTCAACCATCTCCATGGATCACTCCCTGCAGAGTTAGGAAGGCTCGACAAGCTTGTGTCACTAGATGTCTCGAACAATTTGCTTACGGGAACCATACCGCAGCTACTAAAAGGTATGATGAGTCTGTTCGAAGTTAACTTCTCAAACAACCTCTTGACCGGTCCGGTTCCAGTCTTTGTTCCCTTTCAAAAGTCTCCAAACTCGAGCTTCTCGGGGAACAAAGAGCTTTGCGGAGCGCCGTTGAGCTCTTCTTGTGGATACTCTCAACATCTGAGGTACGATCACAGAGTCTCCTACAGAGTTGTGCTTGCAGTGATTGGTTCAGGTGTTGCTGTCTTTGTTTCAGTCACCGTGGTGGTTATTCTCTTCATGATGAGGGAGAAACAAGAGAAAGCGGCGGGCAAAAACGACGTCGATGTTGACGAAAACGTCGAGGATGAGCAGCAACCAGCGATTATAGCCGGAGATGTCTTCCTTGAGAACCTTAGACAAGGGATTGATCTTGATGCAGTCGTGAAAGAAACGATGAAGGAGTCAAACAAACTCAGCACCGGAACGTTCAGTTCGGTTTATAAAGCAGTCATGCCTTCGGGGATGATTGTTTCGGTGAAGAAACTCAAATCCATGGATAGAGCCATAACTCAGCATCAAAACAAGATGATCGGAGAACTCGAAAGACTCAGCAAACTATGCCACGACCACTTGGTTACACCGATCGGGTTTGTTATATACGAAGATGTTGCTCTCTTGTTGCATCAGCATTTACCTAACGGTAACTTAGCTCAGCTGATTCACGAGCACGCCAAGAAGCCAGAGTACCAACCTGACTGGCCAACGAGACTGTCGATAGCCGTTGGAGTAGCACAAGGGTTAGCGTTTCTCCACCATGTCGCCATTATTCACCTTGACGTTTCCTCTAGCAATGTCTTGCTAGACTCTGGCTACAAACCTGTGCTTGGAGAAATCGAAATATCGAAACTTATAGATCCTTCTCGAGGCACTGCGAGTATAAGCTCAGTTGCTGGTTCCTTTGGCTACATTCCTCCAG AGTATGCATACACAATGCAAGTGACTGCACCGGGGAATGTATACAGCTACGGAGTTGTGTTGCTCGAGATTCTAACCTCAAGAGCGCCTGTGGAGGAAGAGTTTGGTGAAGGAGTGGATTTAGTGAAGTGGGTTCACGGAGCTTCAGCGAGAGGAGAAACACCTGAACAGATACTTGACGCTAAGCTTAGCACTGTGTCCTTTGCTTGGAGGAGAGAGATGCTTGCGGCACTGAAAGTTGCATTGCTTTGCACAGATATCACACCTGCGAAAAGGCCAAAGATGAAGAAAATAGTTGAAATGCTTCAAGAGGTTAAGCAAAAATAA
- the LOC108810577 gene encoding polygalacturonase ADPG2-like — MACCCKFLTGFLLWALLMLSWCEASRSSINGYDHHHSYGMFKSYSLIKRRDGITRLKSFARVSSRPPTTVSVSDFGAKGDGITDDTQAFVNAWNKACSSSGAVNLLLPEGKTYFLKSIRLNGPCKSILTIQIFGTLSASQKRSDYKDISKWITFDSINSLSVDGGATGTVNGNGETWWQNSCKRNEAKPCTDAPTALTFYNSENLQVNNLRVRNAQQIQISIEKCSNVQVSNVEVTAPADSPNTDGIHITNSQDIQISKSIIGTGDDCISIETGSQNVKINDLTCGPGHGISIGSLGDDNSKAFVSGVTVDGAKLSGTENGVRIKTYQGGSGTASNIIFQNIQMDNVKNPIIIDQDYCDKSKCTEQTSAVQVKNVVYRNISGTSASDIAITLNCSKNYPCQEIVLDKVNIKGGKGSCSNANVMDEGTVFPQCKST; from the exons ATGGCTTGTTGTTGCAAATTTTTAACCGGCTTCCTATTATGGGCTCTTTTGATGCTTTCATGGTGCGAAGCTTCAAGAAGCAGCATTAATGGATATGATCATCATCATTCTTATGGAATGTTCAAATCCTATAGCTTAATCAAGCGAAGAGATGGTATCACACGTTTGAAAAGCTTTGCAAGAGTCTCTTCCCGGCCTCCAACCACCGTTAGTGTTTCTGATTTTGGAGCTAAAGGAGATGGAATAACCGATGACACGCAg GCGTTTGTAAATGCATGGAATAAAGCATGTTCTTCAAGTGGAGCCGTTAATCTCTTACTTCCTGAAGGGAAGACTTACTTCCTCAAGTCTATTCGATTAAATGGTCCATGCAAATCAATCCTTACCATTCAG ATATTCGGAACGTTATCGGCATCTCAAAAGCGATCGGATTACAAAGATATCAGCAAATGGATTACGTTTGATAGCATTAACAGTCTATCTGTAGACGGTGGCGCCACCGGAACTGTCAATGGAAATGGCGAAACGTGGTGGCAAAACTCATGCAAACGGAACGAAGCTAAG CCATGCACAGACGCACCAACG GCTCTTACTTTCTACAACTCAGAGAATTTGCAAGTGAATAATCTGAGGGTGAGAAATGCGCAACAGATTCAGATTTCAATTGAGAAATGCTCTAACGTTCAGGTCTCAAATGTTGAGGTCACTGCACCTGCTGATAGTCCTAACACCGATGGTATTCACATCACTAACAGTCAAGACATCCAAATCTCCAAATCCATCATTGGAACAG GTGATGATTGTATATCTATTGAAACTGGATCACAAAATGTTAAAATCAATGATTTAACTTGCGGCCCTGGTCATGGTATCAG CATCGGGAGCTTAGGAGATGACAACTCAAAGGCATTTGTATCAGGTGTGACTGTAGATGGTGCTAAGCTTTCCGGAACAGAAAATGGAGTTAGGATCAAAACATATCAG GGAGGGTCAGGAACTGCTAGCAATATCATATTTCAGAACATTCAGATGGACAATGTAAAAAATCCAATCATAATCGACCAAGATTATTGCGACAAGAGTAAATGCACCGAACAG ACATCCGCAGTCCAAGTGAAAAACGTGGTGTACCGGAACATAAGTGGCACAAGCGCATCGGACATAGCAATAACGTTGAACTGTAGCAAGAACTATCCATGCCAAGAGATTGTGCTTGACAAAGTAAACATTAAAGGAGGAAAAGGAAGCTGCAGCAATGCTAATGTGATGGATGAAGGCACTGTTTTCCCTCAGTGCAAATCCACTTAA
- the LOC108837781 gene encoding protein DUF642 L-GALACTONO-1,4-LACTONE-RESPONSIVE GENE 2, whose protein sequence is MSLALSICLAFLFSLCHGSHSLPALRTPHLDAPLPNGNFEQVPNKSNMRKRQIIGKYSLPHWEISGHVELVSGGPQPGGFYFAVPRGVHAARLGNLASISQYVKVKRGLVYSITFGVTRTCAQDENIRISVPGQTNELPIQTLFSTNGGDTYAWAFKATSDLVKVTFHNPGVQEDPSCGPLVDAVAIKEILPLRYTKGNLVKNGGFEIGPHVFNYFSTGILIPAKIQDLISPLPGWIVESLKPVKYIDNHHFKVPSGLAAVELVAGRESAIAQIIRTVAGRNYILSFAIGDAHNGCHGSMMVEAFAGKSAFKLRFESNGKGAFKAGRFGFRADSNRTRITFYSGFYHTKLHDFGHLCGPVLDNVRVVLAR, encoded by the exons ATGTCCCTCGCTCTCTCTATTTGCTTGGCtttccttttctctctttgcCATGGTTCTCATAGCTTACCTGCACTACGAACTCCTCATCTTGATG CGCCTCTTCCAAATGGAAACTTTGAGCAAGTTCCTAACAAATCGAACATGAGAAAGAGGCAAATAATCGGAAAATACTCTCTTCCTCATTGGGAAATCTCCGGCCACGTCGAGCTAGTCTCCGGTGGTCCACAGCCAGGAGGTTTCTACTTTGCGGTGCCACGAGGAGTCCATGCAGCTAGGCTAGGGAACTTAGCGTCGATATCTCAGTATGTGAAAGTGAAGCGTGGCTTGGTCTATTCTATAACGTTTGGGGTCACGAGGACTTGTGCTCAGGATGAGAACATACGAATCTCTGTGCCCGGTCAGACCAATGAGCTCCCGATCCAAACCCTGTTCAGTACTAATGGTGGAGACACTTACGCTTGGGCTTTCAAGGCAACGTCTGATTTGGTCAAGGTCACTTTTCATAACCCTGGTGTTCAAGAAGACCCTTCTTGTGGTCCCCTCGTTGACGCTGTTGCCATCAAAGAGATTCTCCCTCTTCGGTATACCAAAG GTAACCTTGTGAAGAACGGTGGATTCGAGATCGGTCCACATGTATTCAACTACTTCTCTACCGGAATCTTAATCCCAGCCAAGATACAAGATCTGATCTCACCGCTTCCGGGATGGATCGTCGAATCTCTAAAACCGGTCAAGTACATCGATAACCATCACTTCAAAGTCCCGTCAGGACTCGCCGCAGTCGAGCTCGTCGCCGGGAGAGAAAGCGCCATCGCTCAGATCATCCGTACCGTCGCCGGTAGAAACTACATCCTCTCGTTCGCGATCGGAGACGCACACAATGGTTGTCATGGGTCGATGATGGTGGAGGCGTTTGCGGGAAAGTCGGCGTTTAAGCTTCGGTTTGAATCTAACGGAAAAGGAGCGTTCAAAGCGGGGCGTTTTGGGTTTCGCGCCGATTCTAACCGTACGAGGATAACGTTCTACAGTGGGTTTTATCATACCAAGCTTCATGATTTTGGACACCTTTGTGGGCCTGTGCTTGACAATGTTAGGGTTGTCCTGGCCcgttaa
- the LOC108808844 gene encoding protein DUF642 L-GALACTONO-1,4-LACTONE-RESPONSIVE GENE 2-like: protein MKGRLIIGKNSLPHWQITGHVELVSGGAQPGGFYFPVPRGVHAVRLGSLASISQDVKVNPGFVYSITFGAMRSCAQDENIKVSVPGQADELPIQTVFSSDGGDTYAWAFKAMSDVVKITFHNSGVQEDPTCGPLVDVVAIKEILPLGYNRGGNLVKNGGFEIGPHVFANYSTGILIPARIQDLISPLPGWIIESLKPVKYIDSRHFKVPSGHAAVELVAGRESAIAQIIRTVAGEAYMLSFTVGDARNDCHGSMTVEAFAGQEPFKLSFASEGKGVSKTGRFRFVADSDRTRLTFYSAFYHTKLHDFGHLCGPVLDSVVVLPAH from the exons ATGAAGGGTCGACTAATAATCGGCAAAAACTCTCTCCCTCACTGGCAAATCACCGGCCACGTGGAGCTAGTCTCCGGTGGGGCTCAGCCCGGAGGCTTCTATTTCCCTGTCCCACGAGGGGTCCATGCTGTTAGACTAGGAAGCTTAGCTTCCATCTCTCAAGACGTTAAAGTGAATCCTGGTTTTGTCTACTCAATAACATTTGGAGCCATGAGGAGTTGCGCTCAGGACGAGAACATCAAAGTCTCTGTTCCCGGTCAGGCCGACGAGCTTCCAATCCAGACCGTCTTTAGCTCAGACGGTGGAGACACGTACGCTTGGGCTTTCAAGGCAATGTCGGATGTGGTTAAAATCACTTTCCATAACTCTGGTGTTCAAGAGGACCCTACATGTGGACCCCTCGTAGATGTCGTCGCTATCAAAGAGATCCTTCCTCTCGGGTACAACAGAG GAGGAAACTTAGTGAAAAATGGAGGGTTCGAGATCGGTCCACACGTGTTCGCTAACTACTCCACCGGAATCTTGATTCCAGCAAGAATCCAAGACTTAATCTCTCCCCTTCCGGGATGGATCATTGAATCTCTAAAACCGGTGAAGTACATCGACAGCCGTCATTTTAAGGTGCCGTCTGGACACGCAGCCGTTGAGCTTGTTGCCGGGAGAGAAAGTGCAATCGCTCAGATCATTCGTACCGTTGCCGGGGAGGCATACATGCTCTCGTTCACGGTGGGAGACGCACGAAACGACTGCCATGGGTCGATGACGGTGGAGGCGTTTGCAGGCCAAGAACCGTTTAAGCTTTCTTTTGCGTCGGAAGGCAAGGGAGTTTCCAAAACTGGACGTTTTAGGTTTGTTGCCGATTCGGACCGGACCAGACTAACTTTCTACAGCGCGTTTTATCATACTAAGCTTCATGACTTCGGCCATCTTTGTGGGCCTGTTCTTGATAGTGTTGTTGTCCTCCCGGCCCATTAA